One genomic region from Nymphalis io chromosome 18, ilAglIoxx1.1, whole genome shotgun sequence encodes:
- the LOC126775677 gene encoding uncharacterized protein LOC126775677 has protein sequence MDYKIIFCFILLTFMAAAYHDGDDDYSNYEDEYENTLSDEEFTKKEEAVTTRPVSYYEVTEIVIDIPDNRTRGPIIANYSIARPLNLAPTTTTTLATFEKENSTIENNNNNKVTTNKNDNDVKITVDPYNNIPFVPIIKEYWLGIKKGIVDGFNSIINVNEKSNTNNGDNFHSYPGPFSFISKLQKQSTDAAHKFHSTLFGQKFDDVF, from the exons ATggattataagattattttttgcttc atacTACTCACGTTCATGGCCGCAGCATACCATGACGGCGATGATGATTACAGTAATTACGAAGATGAATATGAAAACACACTTTCTGATGaggaatttacaaaaaaagaagaAGCAGTCACGACGAGGCCGGTGTCATATTATGAAGTGACGGAAATAGTAATCGATATACCTGATAATAGAACGCGGGGACCTATTATAGCTAACTATTCAATAGCGAGACCGTTAAATTTAGCTCCAACTACAACGACTACGTTGGCAAcatttgaaaaagaaaacagcacaatagaaaataataataacaataaggtaacgacaaataaaaatgataatgatgTCAAAATAACAGTTGatccatataataatatacctttTGTGCCTATCATCAAAGAATATTGGCTTGGCATCAAAAAAGGAATTGTTGACGgttttaatagtattattaatgtGAATGAAAAAAGCAATACTAATAATGGTGATAATTTTCATAGTTACCCGGGaccattttcttttataagcaAATTGCAAAAACAAAGTACCGATGCCGCTCATAAATTTCATAGTACGCTGTTCGGACAAAAATTTGACGACGTTTTTTAA